The genomic stretch AAAAGCAACGTCGCGCAGGCCACTCTCATATGCACTTCTCGGGCCCCGAAATCATAAATAACCTGAACGTTGTCCTGCAGCTGGGTCCCCCTGACTATGGAGTCCTCGCAGAAGGCAATGCTTTTATCCTTGATGATCTGCTGGTTGGGGATCAGTTTCATTTTTGCCACCAGGTTCCTGGTGGACTGGTTCTGGGGCATAAAACTCCTGGGCCAGGTCGGAGTGTATTTTACCAAGGGGCGCATATAGGGGATCTGTTTCCCGTTGGAATATCCTATGGCATAGCCCACCCCGGAATCCGGGATGCCGGCAACGTAATCGATTTTTGCGTCATCATCCCGGGCCAGAAAGGCGCCGCATTTGTATCGGCATTGTTCAACGTTGATCCCCTGGTAATTCGAGCTGGGATAGCCGTAATACACCCAGAGGAACGAACATATCTGCATTTTATCGCCCGGCTTAGCCTTTTGCTCACAGCCGTCTGCCGTCATCAAAACGATTTCTCCGGGCCCCAGGTCTCTCTCGATACTATACCCCAGATTATGGAAGGAGCTGGATTCCGAAGCCGCGGCAAACGCCCCGCCCTTCCTGCCCAAAACAACCGGGGTTCTGCCCAATTTGTCCCTGGCGGCATAGATGCCCTGGTCGGTCAGCAGAAGAACCGAACATGAACCCTTGATCAGGGATTGCAGGTTGACCAGACCCTCTTCAAAAGTTTTTCCCTCGGATATCAGCATGGCCGCCAGCTCCGTAGGGCTGGTTCCCTTGCCTCCGGTTTCGGAGAAATGCTGGTGGCTTTTAAAGGCCCGGTCCTCCAGCTCGGTTAAATTGCTTATTTTCCCGACAGTGACGATGCCGAATTCCCCCAGGTGCGATTTTATTATCAGCGGCTGGGCGTCGAAATCGCTGATGATCCCGATGCCGCTGTTGCCGCTGAAGCTTCCCAGGTCGGGTTCGAATTTCGCCCTGAAATAATCGGCCTCTATGTTGTGGATTTTCCTGGTAAAACCATCGGGGCTAAGGACCGCCATCCCTCCTCTTTTGGTGCCCAGATGGGAATGGTAATCCGTGCCGTAAAAAAGATCCCGAACACAATCGGTCTTTGAAATATTGCCAAAAAATCCGCCCATTATCCGCCTGCTTTGATAAGATTAATTATTATATGATCATGGTATATATTAGACAATTATCGCCCAAAAAGCAATAAAAAAAACAGGGCCCGATTGGCCCTGTTTTTACCTCTCCCAAATCCCTCCCCTCGAGGGGAGGGTGGGGTGGGGTTATTTATTCACTTGGAAGGTCCTATCGCCCTTCTCCAGGAATTTGACTATCTGGTTGGCGGCCGCCAGCCCGGCGTTGATGTTGGCCTCCGAGGTCTCGGCCCCCATCTTCTTTTTGGTGGCGTGGTAGCGGTTGCCTAACTTCTCGGCGATCTCGGCATGGCAGTCCGGGGCGATGTCGGTGGCGTATTTCAGGTCCTCTCGCTCGGTCATTACTTTTTTGAGACCTTCCTCGTCGATCACTTCCTTGCGGGCGGTGTTGATCAGGGCCGCGCCCTTCTTCATCATCGACAGCAGGCTGTGATTGATGGACTTCTTGGTCTTGTCATTGGCCGGGATGTGCAGGGAGATATAATCGCACTGGGAATAGAGGTCTTCCATCTTATCAAAGACCTTGACCCCTTCGGCCTCCATCTTGGATTTCTCCACGAAAGGATCGAAGGCGCAGATATTCATTCCGAAACCACGGGCGATGGCGGCCACTAATTTTCCCACGTTTCCGTAGGCGTGGATGCCCAGCTTCTTGCCCTTGAGTTCCGAACCGTTGCCCTCGGTGAATTTGTTGCGGGCCAGAAAGACCATCATTCCCATAGCCAGCTCGGCCACGGCGTTGGAGTTCTGGCCCGGGGTGTTCATGGCACAGATGCCCTTGGCGCTGGCGGCGGCCAGGTCAATGTTGTCGTAGCCGGCCCCGGCCCGGACGATGACCTTCAGGTTCTGGCCGGCCTCGATCACCGCGGCATCGGCCTTGTCCGAGCGGATGATCATGGCGTCAACATCGGCCACGGCCTTCAGCAGGTCGGCCTTGTCGGTGTATTTTTCCAGTTTGACCAGTTCGTAACCGGCCTCAGTGAATGTCTTGGCGATTCCGTCCACCGCCGCCTTGGCGAAGGGTTTTTCCGTGGCCAACAGCACTTTTTTTGCCATGATCGTCTCCCTTTTTATGATAATTCTTTAATGATATGTTTCGCCAAATGCTCGTCGATTTCAGTATGCCGGGGAACCGGCTGTTGTTTGCCGGTTGACGGGTTTTTAAACAAATCGTGCCGCCCGCCCCGGCGCATCAGAATGCACCCCAGACCGGAAAGCCTTTTAATAAGTTCCTTGCGCTTCATACCGAAAGTGCCAGCGTCTTTACCTTATGCTCAACGGGGACCTCATCCATCATCATCAACTGGTAGGCATCCTTCAGATTTTCCTCCAGCTCCTTGAGAGTCTCGCCCTGGCTCATTATCTCTGGGTGTTCCAGAAGTTTACCCACCCAGAACTTCTTGCCCTTCCAGTAGATCATGTTAAATGTTGTTTTCATAAAAGCCTCCATGAGAATTGACCAAAGTGCGCCTTTTCACGTGAATGTTTCATCGTTGAGATGTTATCAAAACCCTCATTAAAAGTCAATATTAAACCGCCGGATAATCGGCGGTCTATGAGCACAGTGATAATTGCATTTTTTTCGCCAGGTTTAAACCATTTCAGCCGAACAGTTTTTTTATGAATTCGTTCCCGTGCATCAGGCCGAGGCTTCCCCTTTTAACCGATTCCTCGTCATAAACCTCGACCCCATCGGCCGGGACCCGGGGATCGTAGATGGCCACCGGCACCGGATCCTTGACGTGGTTGCCCATTTCCACCGGCGTGGCGTGGTCGGGCAGCACTGCTACCACGGCCTCCATTTTTTCCTCTTCCAGCCGGCGCATGATCCTGGCCACTAACCGCTGGTCCAGGTATTCGATGGTTTTGATCTTCAGGTCAAGGTCTTTTGAGTGGCCGGCCTCGTCGGTGGCCTCCACGTGGCAGTATACGAAATCGTGGTCCTTCAGGGCCTCGACGGCGGCGTCGGCCTTGCCCTCGTAATTGGTGTCCCAAAGCCCGGTAGCGCCCTTGACCGGGATCACATCCAGGCCGGCATAGACGCCGGTGCCGTTGATCAGGTCCACCGCCGATATCACTGCACCGGAGAGGCCGTAGAGTTCGCCGAAGGTTTTCATCATCGGCTTGCGGCCCGGAGACCACGGCCAGATGTAATTGGCCTGGTCCTTCCCCTCTTTTTTTCTCTTCTGGTTCACCGGGTGGTTGGCCAGGATGTCGTGGGAGCGGAGTATCAGGTCGTTCAGCAGCCCGGCCGTGGCCTTGGCCTCCGGGGTGCGCGGCTTGACCATGAGCTCAGTGATCAGTTTGCCCACGTGGTCATGCGGCGGAAAGCATTCGAAATCCGGTGAGCCCTGCGACAATACCAGCAGGTGCCGGTAGGAGATGCCAGGGTGGAAACGAACAATGTCCGTGCCCAGCTTGGCCTGAATATCAGCGATCAGCTCCTTGGCCTCCTCGGTCGGAATATGTCCGGCTGAGTGGTTCTTGATCCTGCCGTCCTCGACGCAGATCAGGTTGCAGCGCATGGCCACGTCCGTGGGTTTGATGGCGATGCCCAGGCTGGCCGCCTCCAGCACCCCGCGTCCCTGGTAGCACTCCTTGGGGTCGTATCCCAAAACCGTCAGGTTGGCCACCTCGCTGCCGGGGGGCATCTCCGGCTCCACTGTTACTAACTGGCCGCAGCGCCCCTCCCGGGCGATCCGGTCGATGGCCGGTTTGTTGGCCGCCATTAAAGGGGTCTTGCCGTTCAGCTTGGCCACCGGGCGGTCGGACATGCCGTCGCCGAGTATTACCAGATATTTCATGAAAACTTCTCGAGCAGTATTTTTTTGAACTGGCCGTAGTCGTTGCGCATCGGCAGGTACAGCTCCGGCTTTTTCTCCACCTCAGACAGGCTGGGCGGCAGGGCCGGGTCGATGCCGATCAGGCGGGTGATCTCCTCCGGGAACTTGGCCGGGTGGGCGGTCTCGATGGAGATGGCCAGCTCCGGTTTTTCGCCGCTCTTCAAATACCGCATCAGGCCGGCCCAAGCCACGGCGCCGTGGGGCTCCAATATTGTTTTGTATTTTTCATATGTCTCTTTGATGGTGGCCCGGGTCTCGTCGTCGGTGATGCTGACCGCGAATATGTCCTGGCGTATCCTCTCCATGTCCGGATTTTTCGAGATGATCCCCTTCTCGTCCATGGCCCCGCCGTAGAGGTTTACCAACCGGGCCAGGTTCGAGGGGTGGCCAACATTCATGGCATTGGAGATGCAGACCCGGGACGGCTCGATCTTGTCGTACCGGCCGTTCTCGATGAATTTAGGGAACTCGTCGTTGGCGTTGGTGGCGATGACGAACTTTTCCACCGGCACTCCCATCCGCTTGGCCAGCAGGCCGCCCATCATGTCTCCGAAGTTGCCCGAGGGAACGGAGAACACCACGGGCTGGCCCTCCCGCGCCAATCGGGCATAAGCGTAGACGTAGTAGACCGATTGAGGCAGAAGCCGGCCGATGTTGATGGAGTTGGCCGACGAGAACCTAATGTCTTTCAGATCGGGGTCGGTAAAGGCCTGCTTGACCATGGCCTGGCAATCGTCGAACTTGCCGTCCACGCTGAGGACGGTAACATTGCCGCCCAAAGTGGTCATCTGCTTGCGCTGGCGGTCGCTGACCTCGTCCTTGGGGAACAGAACCACCATGTGGATGCGGTCTATGTTATGAAAGGCGTGGGCTACCGCGCTGCCGGTGTCGCCCGAGGTGGCCGTCAGGATCACCAGGTCGCTTTTGTCCTGCTCCAGGAAGAACCGCATCCACCGGGCCATCATCCGGGCGGCGAAATCCTTGAACGAGGCGGTGGGGCCGTGGTCCAACCGCATAAGGTGGTTATTGTCGAACACCTTCTCCAACGGCACCTGGTAATCGTAGCATTCCCGGCAGATGCTTTTTAGTTTCTCGTCCGGGATCATGCCTTCGGTGTAGCGCTTGAGAACGGCGTAGGCGATCTGGTGATAGGGCAGGTCATTGAAGGAAAGTACCTCGTCCAGCGGAATCTGCGGGATCTGCTCCGGCAGATAGAGACCTTTGTCCGGCGCCTGGCCGGTGAGCAGGGCGTCCTTTAAGGAAACCGGTTCGGCTTTAAGATTTGTGGAGTAAAATAATATCTGCTTATCCATGATTAGTTATATCCTTTAATAGCACACTATTTCCGCATTTTAGCCGAAGATGCCCCTCCGGCGGAAAATTCCGGTGAAGTGATATGATGTTTTTTCCCTTTAAGGACAGCCAGCGCCTGGTTAAGATCATTGATAATATCATCGGGGTGTTCGGCCCCGACGCACAAACGGATAAGATTTGGGGGAATGCAGGCCAGCTTTCTGCCTTTCTCTCCCTGTTGGGCATGGGTGGAAATTGTCGGTATGGTGGCCACGGATTTGATGCGACCCAAGTCGGTAGCCCTCCATATTCGCTGCAAGGCATCAAACACCTTCCGGGTATCCTGGTGGGTTCCCTTGACGCAGAACGACATCAGATGGCCGTAGCGGTTTACTTTTTTGCCGTACAGATCGTCATGCTCAGCGTCAACCAAATGCATATATTTCGAGGCCAGCTTGTTAAGGGGATGGGATTTCAGTCCAAGGTATTCAACTTTTTCGACCTGCTTATGGCTTTCCAGGAAAGTTGCCACTTTCATGGTGTTCCTTGACAGCTGGTCCATTCTGGGACGAAGAGTGCGCAAGTCGCTCAGAGCCAACAGCGCATTCATGGGCGACAGGTTCGGCCCGGTATCACGGTTTGGCAGCTGCTTGAGATAAGCGCAGAAATCTGCCTTTAGCTGGTCATTGTCAATATTAGTGGTAAGATTCTTACGGGCGATAACCGCGCCGGCAATACAAAATCCGCTGCTGGTCATCGATTTGGTTACCGATTGAACCACGATATCGGCTCCGTGTGCCAGAGGACGCAGCAAAGCGGGAGTGGCAACGGTTGAATCTATGATCAAGGGGATTTTGTGTTTGTGGGCCAGCGCCGCCACTTTTTCCAGATCGAAAAAGGCTTGCGACGGATTGCTGGGCATTTCCCCGAACAGGAAACGGGTGTTCTCATCAATTTGAGATTCCCATTCCTTAATATTGTTTGAGTTGACAACTTTACGCCATTCGATATTTCGTTCTACATCCTTGCGAACGGAGAAAAGCTGGTAGGTGCCTCCATAAACCTGGCAGGTGGCGACGAAGTTGATGGGTTGGTTGGGTTTTTTCTTGTTTTCCACCAGAAACGGTTCTACCGCACTTTGAATGGCCGCCATTCCGGATGAAGTGGCGCAGCAGGAGGCATCTATGTTCGTTCCATATGATTCCAATAACGCCAGCACGCCTTCCAGGTAATAAACCGTAGGGTTGGCTATTCGGGAATAGCACCAGGTGGGTATCTGATAAGACAGGGCAGCTTCCATTTCATCGGAATCACGAAAGGCCTGGGAAGTTGACATATATAATGGTTCTATGATAGAACCTTGGTTAAAATCAAGGGCCTCCTGCATGGAATAAATGCCATGTACCGCAATTGTGTCAAAACGGCATTTTTTTATCTGCCGAATATTTTGCTGGTGCCATTTGTTTGATCGCTTTGCGGCATTAATGTAACGAGAGATTCCTTGGGGTTTCATAGCTCTTACCTCTTATATTAATTATGAAGATCAAAATCCTTTGATAGGAAAGTTTACGATCCGTTTCAGGGCGACAAGAAGCAACGATTGGAAGCAATATTTCAAACGAACAGATTATCCAAAATTTGCCATTATAAAACCCCTTCCCTCCCAGACATAGTCTGTCCGAGGAAAGGGGTTTGGCTATTTCATTGCATCCTCTTCAAGGGCTGCCACACCGACACCCATTTCGCTGTCTTTACAGCCAAGTCCCTTAAAAGCATTATAAATGTGGCCCTTGGCATAATAATATCCATCGGTCTGTTATAATCCATAAGTGAAATCTTTATTATCTTACCGCACAATTATCTGCTTGGCTGTGATGGCGCTGCCGGACAGGATGATATTTCCGTATTTGATTTATGAATTTGCCTTCTCGAACTTCTTGATGAACTCCACCAGCTTCTCCACACCCTCCAAAGGCATGGCGTTGTAGATGCTGGCCCGCATCCCGCCGGTCTTGCGGTGGCCGCTCAGGGTGGTCAGGCCCTCTTCGGCCGCCTCTTTCAGGAACTTCTTGTCCAGGTCCTCGGAGGCGGTGCGGAAGGGAATGTTCATCAGGGAGCGGTCTTCTTTCTTCTGGACATGGCACTTGAAAATCTTGGAACTGTCCAGCACATCATAGAGCAGAGCCGCCTTCTTCTCGTTGATCTTCTGCATGGCCGGCACGCCGCCCAGGCCCAGTAGATACTCGCACACCAGCTTGATGATATAGATGCCGTAGCAGGGCGGGGTGTTGAACATCGAGCCGCTGTCCACGTGAGTCTTGTACTTCAGCATGGTGGGTGTCTCGGGCTTGGAGAAATCCACCATATCGTCCCTGATGATCACCACCGTCACGCCGGCCGGACCCATGTTCTTCTGGGCCCCGGCATAGATCAGCGCGAATTGCTTGACATCAATTACCTTGGACAAAATATCCGAGGACATGTCCACAACCAGCGGAACGCCCTTGGTATCGGGGTATTTCTTCCAGGAGGTGCCGAAGATTGTATTGTTGGTGGTCATGTGGACATAATCCGCATCCGGCCGCAATTCCTTGGGGTCTATCTCGGGCAGATGGTTGAACACCTCCGGCTCGGATGTGGCCACCACCTTGATGTCGCCGTAGCGCTGGGCTTCCTTGATGGCCTTGGAAGCCCATTCCCCGGTGTTGACGTAGTCGGCCTTGTTGGATTTCTTCATCAGGTTCAAGGGAATCATGGCAAACTGGGTGGAGGCCCCGCCCTGCAGGAACAGCACCTTGTAATTGGCTGGGATATTCATCAGTTCTCTTAAAGATTTCTCAGTCCCGTCTATGATGGACTGGTAGACCTTGGAGCGATGGCTCATCTCCATCACCGACATTCCCGAACCCTGGTAGTCAAGCATCTCTTCCGCAGCTTTTTTTAACACCGCCTCGGGCAGCATCCCCGGACCGGCCGAAAAATTGAAAACCCGCTTTGCCATATCAAACTCCTTATATTATTTTTGTTGATGCAGACCGATGACCATGGATGCAAACAGATACACCTTTTATACGTTGAATCGTTGGCAAAATGGTGGAGCTGAACCGCCTTCCTCCTTCGTCCCTCAATGGGGGCTTCGGCGGACAGGGCGGCGGACTGCTGCCAAGCAAGAAAGAATGATGCTGTGGGATTCTCCGCCGGTCGCCCGGCTTTGATGTCAGGCGGCGGCGGATCTGCCGCTGCTTCGCTTACTTGCCAGGCATCAGGCGGAGAACCCTGCTAACTTCGTTAGCCCTGGGTTCTCACTTTAAATATGGTGGAGCTGATGGGATTCTGCGCCTGCGGCGCATCCGCCGCCGCCCAACTCCATAGCGCCTCTGCCGGCGGAGAACCCTGCTAACTTCGTTAGCCCTGGGTTCTCACTTTAAATATGGTGGAGCTGATGGGATTCGAACCCACTACCTACGCGATGCGAACGCGCCGCTCTACCAAACTGAGCTACAGCCCCACTTATCTGCTTCGTGTTGTGCCCAACTCCCCGCGTCTTGTCCCGCTCTGACCTTACTTATCTGGCTAAGGCGGGAAACTACAGCCACACACCAAGAAATACCAATATCTAATAATTAAAACCAATGACTACAGCTTAATGATATCAAACTTATGGCCAATTATCAATATATTTTTAAAAGGGAAACGCTTCGGCTCGCTGACATTGCTGGACAGCAGGGAGAAGATATCATCCCGGTGGCAGATGTCCTGGTACAGGTCCTTGAACCAGGTCAGGTAGTTGGTTTCCATTTGTGGTGCCTGATTTTCTATTTTCTTGACGCCAGGGCCTTGGCTATCTGCTCCAGAGCCTGCCCGATATTCTCGATGGAGTTGGCGTAGGAAAAGCGGATATACCCCTCCCCGGCCGCCCCGAAGTTGGAGCCGCCCAGGGCGCAGACCCCGGCCTCCGTCAGCAGGAACTCGGTCATCTGCTTGGAGGTCATCCCTGTTTTTTTGATATTGGCGAAGGCATAAAAGGCCCCGGCCGGCATCCGGCAGGAAAGGCCCGGTATCTTATTGATGCCATTGACGATAAAATCCCGCCGCTTTTTGAGCTCGGCCAGCATGGCATCCACCTCATCCTGCGGGCCCTTTAAGGCCTCGATGCAGGCGATCTGGCTGAAGGTGGCGGTGCAGGAGTTGATGTTGGTCATCAGCTGGGCCATATGCTCCACCAATTCCACCGGCATCAGGCCGTAGCCCACCCGCCAGCCGGTCATGGCATAGGTCTTGGAATAGCCGTTGAGGATGATGGTCCGCTCCTTCATGCCGTCGAACTGGGCGATGCTCTCGAACTTGCCCTCGTAGATCATCCGGTCGTAGATCTCGTCGGACAGCACCGGGATGTCGCTATTGACCGAGATGTCGGCCACCGCCTTCAGATCGTCCTTGGTCAATATCCCGCCAGTGGGGTTGTGGGGCGAGTTCAGGATGATCAGCTTGGTCTTCTTGGTAATCTTGGATTTCAGCTCCTTGACGTCCAGCCGAAAATCGTTCTCCTCCCGAAGAGGAAGCGGCACCGGCACCCCGCCGTTGAACTTGACCATGGACTGATAGATGGGAAATCCGGGATCCGGCACTAAGCACTCGTCGCCTTCCTCCAGCAGAGCGGTGATGGCGAAGGACATGATGGGTTTGGCGCCGGGGGTCACCACCACATGCTCCGGCCCGTATGGGACGCCGATCTGTTTAGAATAATATTCGGCGATGGCCTTGCGGTGCTCCGGCAGGCCGGCCGACGGCCCGTAGTGGGTCTTGCCGTCGTCCAGGGCCTTCTTGGCGGCTTCTTTGATATTTTTAGGGGTGTCGAAATCCGGCTCGCCGATCTCCAGGTGGATGATCTTTTTACCCCCGGCCTCCAGTTTCTTG from Candidatus Edwardsbacteria bacterium encodes the following:
- a CDS encoding amidophosphoribosyltransferase, with protein sequence MGGFFGNISKTDCVRDLFYGTDYHSHLGTKRGGMAVLSPDGFTRKIHNIEADYFRAKFEPDLGSFSGNSGIGIISDFDAQPLIIKSHLGEFGIVTVGKISNLTELEDRAFKSHQHFSETGGKGTSPTELAAMLISEGKTFEEGLVNLQSLIKGSCSVLLLTDQGIYAARDKLGRTPVVLGRKGGAFAAASESSSFHNLGYSIERDLGPGEIVLMTADGCEQKAKPGDKMQICSFLWVYYGYPSSNYQGINVEQCRYKCGAFLARDDDAKIDYVAGIPDSGVGYAIGYSNGKQIPYMRPLVKYTPTWPRSFMPQNQSTRNLVAKMKLIPNQQIIKDKSIAFCEDSIVRGTQLQDNVQVIYDFGAREVHMRVACATLL
- a CDS encoding 3-phosphoglycerate dehydrogenase; protein product: MAKKVLLATEKPFAKAAVDGIAKTFTEAGYELVKLEKYTDKADLLKAVADVDAMIIRSDKADAAVIEAGQNLKVIVRAGAGYDNIDLAAASAKGICAMNTPGQNSNAVAELAMGMMVFLARNKFTEGNGSELKGKKLGIHAYGNVGKLVAAIARGFGMNICAFDPFVEKSKMEAEGVKVFDKMEDLYSQCDYISLHIPANDKTKKSINHSLLSMMKKGAALINTARKEVIDEEGLKKVMTEREDLKYATDIAPDCHAEIAEKLGNRYHATKKKMGAETSEANINAGLAAANQIVKFLEKGDRTFQVNK
- a CDS encoding type II toxin-antitoxin system HicA family toxin; the encoded protein is MKRKELIKRLSGLGCILMRRGGRHDLFKNPSTGKQQPVPRHTEIDEHLAKHIIKELS
- a CDS encoding type II toxin-antitoxin system HicB family antitoxin, which gives rise to MKTTFNMIYWKGKKFWVGKLLEHPEIMSQGETLKELEENLKDAYQLMMMDEVPVEHKVKTLALSV
- a CDS encoding cofactor-independent phosphoglycerate mutase, which codes for MKYLVILGDGMSDRPVAKLNGKTPLMAANKPAIDRIAREGRCGQLVTVEPEMPPGSEVANLTVLGYDPKECYQGRGVLEAASLGIAIKPTDVAMRCNLICVEDGRIKNHSAGHIPTEEAKELIADIQAKLGTDIVRFHPGISYRHLLVLSQGSPDFECFPPHDHVGKLITELMVKPRTPEAKATAGLLNDLILRSHDILANHPVNQKRKKEGKDQANYIWPWSPGRKPMMKTFGELYGLSGAVISAVDLINGTGVYAGLDVIPVKGATGLWDTNYEGKADAAVEALKDHDFVYCHVEATDEAGHSKDLDLKIKTIEYLDQRLVARIMRRLEEEKMEAVVAVLPDHATPVEMGNHVKDPVPVAIYDPRVPADGVEVYDEESVKRGSLGLMHGNEFIKKLFG
- the thrC gene encoding threonine synthase, whose amino-acid sequence is MDKQILFYSTNLKAEPVSLKDALLTGQAPDKGLYLPEQIPQIPLDEVLSFNDLPYHQIAYAVLKRYTEGMIPDEKLKSICRECYDYQVPLEKVFDNNHLMRLDHGPTASFKDFAARMMARWMRFFLEQDKSDLVILTATSGDTGSAVAHAFHNIDRIHMVVLFPKDEVSDRQRKQMTTLGGNVTVLSVDGKFDDCQAMVKQAFTDPDLKDIRFSSANSINIGRLLPQSVYYVYAYARLAREGQPVVFSVPSGNFGDMMGGLLAKRMGVPVEKFVIATNANDEFPKFIENGRYDKIEPSRVCISNAMNVGHPSNLARLVNLYGGAMDEKGIISKNPDMERIRQDIFAVSITDDETRATIKETYEKYKTILEPHGAVAWAGLMRYLKSGEKPELAISIETAHPAKFPEEITRLIGIDPALPPSLSEVEKKPELYLPMRNDYGQFKKILLEKFS
- a CDS encoding aminotransferase class I/II-fold pyridoxal phosphate-dependent enzyme; translation: MQEALDFNQGSIIEPLYMSTSQAFRDSDEMEAALSYQIPTWCYSRIANPTVYYLEGVLALLESYGTNIDASCCATSSGMAAIQSAVEPFLVENKKKPNQPINFVATCQVYGGTYQLFSVRKDVERNIEWRKVVNSNNIKEWESQIDENTRFLFGEMPSNPSQAFFDLEKVAALAHKHKIPLIIDSTVATPALLRPLAHGADIVVQSVTKSMTSSGFCIAGAVIARKNLTTNIDNDQLKADFCAYLKQLPNRDTGPNLSPMNALLALSDLRTLRPRMDQLSRNTMKVATFLESHKQVEKVEYLGLKSHPLNKLASKYMHLVDAEHDDLYGKKVNRYGHLMSFCVKGTHQDTRKVFDALQRIWRATDLGRIKSVATIPTISTHAQQGEKGRKLACIPPNLIRLCVGAEHPDDIINDLNQALAVLKGKKHHITSPEFSAGGASSAKMRK
- the serC gene encoding 3-phosphoserine/phosphohydroxythreonine transaminase, which encodes MAKRVFNFSAGPGMLPEAVLKKAAEEMLDYQGSGMSVMEMSHRSKVYQSIIDGTEKSLRELMNIPANYKVLFLQGGASTQFAMIPLNLMKKSNKADYVNTGEWASKAIKEAQRYGDIKVVATSEPEVFNHLPEIDPKELRPDADYVHMTTNNTIFGTSWKKYPDTKGVPLVVDMSSDILSKVIDVKQFALIYAGAQKNMGPAGVTVVIIRDDMVDFSKPETPTMLKYKTHVDSGSMFNTPPCYGIYIIKLVCEYLLGLGGVPAMQKINEKKAALLYDVLDSSKIFKCHVQKKEDRSLMNIPFRTASEDLDKKFLKEAAEEGLTTLSGHRKTGGMRASIYNAMPLEGVEKLVEFIKKFEKANS
- a CDS encoding pyridoxal phosphate-dependent aminotransferase, whose product is MKFAAKMEKLKVETAFEMMAKAKKLEAGGKKIIHLEIGEPDFDTPKNIKEAAKKALDDGKTHYGPSAGLPEHRKAIAEYYSKQIGVPYGPEHVVVTPGAKPIMSFAITALLEEGDECLVPDPGFPIYQSMVKFNGGVPVPLPLREENDFRLDVKELKSKITKKTKLIILNSPHNPTGGILTKDDLKAVADISVNSDIPVLSDEIYDRMIYEGKFESIAQFDGMKERTIILNGYSKTYAMTGWRVGYGLMPVELVEHMAQLMTNINSCTATFSQIACIEALKGPQDEVDAMLAELKKRRDFIVNGINKIPGLSCRMPAGAFYAFANIKKTGMTSKQMTEFLLTEAGVCALGGSNFGAAGEGYIRFSYANSIENIGQALEQIAKALASRK